The proteins below are encoded in one region of Solanum stenotomum isolate F172 unplaced genomic scaffold, ASM1918654v1 scaffold19150, whole genome shotgun sequence:
- the LOC125850787 gene encoding thioredoxin-like protein CITRX, chloroplastic: MQAASLAFHPPALHTSPSYFSSKLPHHLNSLFSHTPPTSTLSLTQTLSRKSICKPRAVGKYVREDYLVKKLSAKEIQELIKGERNVPLIIDFYATWCGPCILMAQELEMLAVEYENNALIVKVDTDDEYEFARDMQVRGLPTLYFISPDSSKDAIRTEGLIPIQMMRDIINNDL, encoded by the exons ATGCAAGCTGCCAGTCTCGCCTTTCACCCTCCGGCACTCCATACTTCACCTTCTTACTTCTCCTCCAAACTTCCCCATCACCTCAATTCACTCTTCTCACACACTCCTCCAACTTCCACACTATCTTTAACCCAAACACTGTCCAGAAAATCCATTTGCAAACCCCGAGCTGTTGGAAAATATGTCAGGGAGGATTATCTTGTG AAGAAATTGTCTGCCAAAGAGATTCAAGAACTGATAAAAGGAGAAAGGAATGTGCCACTGATTATTGATTTCTATGCCACATGGTGTGGTCCTTGTATTTTGATGGCTCAAGAACTTGAAATG CTTGCTGTAGAGTATGAAAACAATGCACTTATTGTGAAAGTGGACACAGATGATGAATACGAATTTGCACGTGATATGCAG GTTCGTGGACTACCTACATTGTATTTCATAAGTCCAGATTCAAGTAAGGATGCCATCAGAACTGAAGGGCTCATCCCGATACAAATGATGCGGGACATCATTAAtaatgatttatga
- the LOC125850789 gene encoding trihelix transcription factor ASIL2, translated as MDKEAGNHHHHQNHEISNKDEFSPTIKPPQNYHVPTGNSDRLKRDEWSEGAVSCLLEAYEAKWILRNRAKLKGQDWEDVAKHVSARVNSTKSPKTQTQCKNKIESMKKRYRSESATAADASSWPLYPRLDLLLRGNNASAASSSLIPPPLPPAAPPNTNCVIDAVEPPTQPPIVLPPPPLPPSPALPIGNGDQNSHGSNGLDRGIKEDILMDAKLSDNAAAADHKNATATNSSSTPALYSDNKSKSKLRSKNKRKRAVEGWEIGESIRLLAEVVVRSEQARMETMRDIERMRAEAEAKRGEMDLKRTEIIANTQLEIAKLFASITKGSVDSSLRIGRSSS; from the exons ATGGATAAAGAAGCTggaaatcatcatcatcatcaaaatcatgAAATTTCTAACAAAGATGAATTCTCACCGACGATTAAGCCGCCGCAAAATTACCATGTTCCCACTGGAAACAGTGATAGACTGAAGAGGGACGAATGGAGTGAAGGAGCAGTTTCGTGTCTTCTCGAAGCTTATGAAGCTAAATGGATACTCCGTAACAGAGCTAAGCTCAAGGGACAAGATTGGGAGGATGTGGCCAAGCACGTGTCGGCGCGTGTCAATTCAACAAAATCCCCAAAAACTCAGACGCAGTGTAAGAACAAAATTGAATCTATGAAGAAGAGGTACCGATCGGAATCCGCAACCGCCGCCGATGCTTCTTCCTGGCCGCTCTATCCTCGCCTTGACCTTTTGTTACGTGGAAATAATGCGTCCGCGGCTTCCTCTTCGCTAATTCCGCCGCCGCTTCCGCCGGCTGCGCCGCCTAATACTAATTGTGTGATTGACGCCGTGGAACCACCAACGCAACCGCCAATAGTACTACCTCCACCTCCGCTCCCGCCGTCGCCGGCTTTGCCTATTGGGAATGGTGATCAGAATTCGCATGGTTCTAATGGTCTTGACAGAGGAATAAAG GAAGACATATTAATGGACGCCAAATTATCGGACAATGCAGCAGCAGCAGATCACAAAAACGCAACGGCTACAAATAGCAGCAGCACGCCAGCACTGTACAGTGACAACAAGAGCAAGTCAAAATTGAGATCAAAGAATAAGCGAAAGAGGGCAGTGGAAGGGTGGGAGATCGGAGAGAGCATACGTTTGCTAGCTGAAGTAGTGGTAAGGTCAGAGCAAGCACGAATGGAGACGATGAGAGACATCGAGAGAATGAGAGCAGAAGCTGAGGCCAAAAGAGGAGAAATGGATCTTAAGAGAACTGAGATCATTGCCAACACTCAGCTTGAGATTGCTAAGCTCTTTGCTAGCATTACCAAAGGATCAGTTGACTCTTCATTGAGAATTGGAAGAAGTTCATCATGA